A window of Trachemys scripta elegans isolate TJP31775 chromosome 9, CAS_Tse_1.0, whole genome shotgun sequence genomic DNA:
ActgttttacattgctttatgtAACTGTGAGggttttgctgctgttgtttccAGAACTTTAAAACTCATGTGGATCAGACTTGTAGAGCTGCTGAAGAGTTTGTCAACATTTACTATGAAACGATGGATAAAAGAAGAAGGGTAGGTAGATCCCTAACAAGATTCAGTTGTTATCCCCTTGTCACTTTTGTGTGTTCTTCCATTGTCAGACTGATCCCCCTATATACTTCGAGACTTCTGGGAGTTAGCTACCTTCGAGACTTCTGGGAGTTAGCTACCACCCATATTATCATTACTGGCAGAGTCCAGATCTCAGTGTGTCTTCTGATCTGCTCTATGAAGTATCCTTCAAGGTACTATCTAAATTAgggattttaaattttttttcattgtgtgAGGTGCTTCTAAAGCGTGTCTCAGATCCCTTCACAACCATGATCCTATTTGTCTCTTTATCTCTTCCTTTGGCAGCTACAGTGCAGAGTAAATTTGAATATATACAGTTAAAATCAGTTGTATTAGTTTGCTTTTTCAGAACATCTCATCTCTGATCTCATGAATTAGTAAGATTCCTTTCTCCTAACCTCCTAAGCTAGCAGTGTCCCTTCATTATAATTGAGTTTGGGTATCTCTAGAAATGACTGAGGAAGAGAAAGCGGTACCAGCATCTTATGATCAGGAAATGCTCCATGGACCGCAGTTGAAGAATTGCTGATCTGAATGCTTTTTCATGCACTTGTTTAATATGGTGGTATTTATGGATCTCTAGATGAGTATGCGTGATAGAGATAGCAAGAGGTCAACATAGACCCTTCTTTAAGGTTTGTATTATAGAGCTCAGGCACCGGCCTGCTTCCTCAGACATGCTATGCTGTGTTCTTTTGTAACTTTCTAGTGGCCCTTGTTTATATGCATGTTAATTTTATTCAGATGACACTTCCCTATGTTCTTTTTCTTAATGGGGAATACTTTGGAGATGAAAACTTACAGCAGAGATGTGACAATGTACTTTGCTTTGGCTATGCTGGGAAGTGCTTCAATTCCATCCCTTCCTCCTACAGGAAACAGCTGAAGAACCTGATCAGTGTCTATCTTAAGTACTAAGGCACATTGTTACTTAACAAAATAAGTTACGAAGAAACATACATTCATTTTGTGTAGTAGCTTCAATTTTTGATCAAGGACGATAGTTACTAATGGAAGCCAATGTTTGAGTAGGACACTTCAGTCAGTTCTGTATGAAGGAGAATCTAATATGTGCAATACTGTTTTAATTCTTCTGATCATATGAATGTGTTTCCCATATTGGCAAcaagtggcttgatttttaataatggattttttttccaaacgTGTTCTCATAATCCCTTTAGGTGTTGGCTAGACTCTATTTGGACAAAGCAACATTAATTTGGAATGGTAATGCAGTGTCTGGACAAGAAGCACTGAAAGAATTTTTTGAAATGTTGCCATCTAGTGAATTCCAAGTTAATATGTTAGACTGCCAACCTGTTCATGGTAAGGTTATTTTATAATTcagggtgttggttttttttatataattgtaGAAAGTGAACAACAAATGTGAACAACAGATGTAATAAATATTGATTGATGTGGCTCTTAGAACAAGGTAAAGAAAAGACCTGATGGCTGAAATGTAgggctatttttaaataaaggggaGTAATGGGAGGGTGACTACTTAAAACTGTACAGTAGAATTTATTAAACTTCCTCTTTAAGAACTCTTACTCAGATATAACCTTGATATCTTCATGCACTAAAGCAGTTACTCTTAATGTATTAAACTAACTTCAAGAGAATTTTAACCTCTACCTGGCACTGTaacttaaatcacaggatttgggaacttcaacagctgagtcaagagaaagggggtgggtcagcttttgtggcctgcatcatgcgggaggtcagactagatgatcatactggtcccttctgaccttaaagtctatgagtctataagtaaCATAAAcagtgaaagttaaaaaaaatcattaaaaagcaacatttgTTAATGAACAAGTTACCATAGGTGTTTCTGTTAGTAACAATACAACATAAAAATCAGTTTAACACACATACTCTTCCAACTATTTgctaaaaaacccacagctgtgACTTGTATGGAAATGATTAGTAGTTAAGTAGACACTCTGGCATTTCACATAAGCAGTTGAGGTGATGGGAAATTGTGCATAActgttttattcttttacatcTTTCATTCTCTTTGTGAAGAGCAAGCTACTCAAAGCCAGACAACAGTCCTTGTAGTGACATGTGGGAGAGTAAAATTCGAAGGCAACAAGCAACGTTACTTCACCCAGAATTTCTTACTGACAGCACAAGCTACACCTACCAGCACAGTGTGGAAGATTGCAAGTGACTGCTTCCGCTTCCAGGATTGGGCCAGTTAATGGGGACTGAGAGGTGATTGCTTTCCCTCTTCATTGCGTGACTTTAGCTCTCTGGACAGTCATTCTCTAAACGTGGAAGACCTTTATCCCTCACTTAGTGTGCCGTTCGTTCTGGAAGTACTGCAGATCTGTGTTGTGCTAGTCCTAGTGGCCATGGACTTAATGGcaaatgtatttttgaaatggAAGAAGTTTGCTCAAGTTACTTGGGCCCCTGTGAAATATTTAAGGCAGTGAGCCAGAGGACTTAACCGTTCCTGAAGTTTGTGTTAGTGATTCTCTCATGTAATGTTGAAATCATTCCTGTAAATGCCTTACATACAACTATCCTGCTGCTCCAGGAACTTTTTCAATAATATTGAATGCTAAAATCTCCACTACTTGGACACTGAATCCCTTCATACAGATGTGCAATCATTTCAGCTTAGAAACACCATCTTTGAAGCAGATACCCACGACAGTGAGAAATGGAGTTAGTTGCTCATATGTGACCTATATATGAAACTTAGAACTGCTTATTTTGAGCCTTGAGCTTGATCTGGCAATCATTAGAGTTCTTTTTTCCAATAAGAGTGACAACATCAAAGTAACTTCTCATATAATAGATGGGAGAGATCCCACTTGGAGTTGTAGTGTCACCAATGAATTACAtggtttgggggatgggggaataaAGGGATTGGCAAATACAGTCATACTTTCTGCTTCCTCTCTGAAAATTGAAAATATAACTTTTGAACATGTGTAAACTCTCAAAAAATCATCTGTTGTAAAGCCAATGTTTTTAGTGTCCTTGATGTACAAGGAATACAACACTTACCAGGTTTCCCCTTTGGCTTAACCCTGTTAATATTTGGTTATGATCACTTATGTAGATCTAGGTCCACACTAACAGCTCTGTTGAATGCAAAGGGAAAGGATAACCATATTAAGCTGATTTGAGAAGCTGCTTCCCTTTCTTTGGAAGTCTTGGAGTATAAGCTACATATCAGTCATCTGTTTTCTGTATCTAGTAATTTCATTATTACAACGAAGCACAACATACTTATTTTATTGcaactttttctccttttttgaaTTTGCAAGCTTTTACCCCATCAGTCTGAAACATTATAATAGGAAAGTGGCATTGAAATTGTATATATAATATGGTAGTCATCTCTTTAGTGCAGTTGTTCAGAGTAGATACTTTGACTACTGTGGTCCCAGAAGGATATTAACCTCTCTACGTGAGAGAATTTTATCTTCCTTCGATCCGCAGTTAATGCACAACTTTCATTTGTCTTTCTCCTGTTTGGTTTTTATTATGGGTTTCTCAGAATATGTTTACCTTCATTTGCTATACTCTtggttctatttttaatttttttttttattgttttaaagttTAGAGGGTAGCTTGCTTTCTTAACCCAAATTAACGCTTTAGATCTCAGAATGGCAGCACTTTGTGTTCAGACTGCTAATCTAAGTTGAGCAAATTAAAAGGATAGAAATCTAGTCACGTAGTAAGTACTTGAAAACACACACTCTGCTTGTAAGTAAAAATATATTCGACAGTAACTTGTATATCTGATCTTAATTTCATCCTGACGGATGTTTAGACAATTCACAAGGATGTTACCTTTATACTGGGTAACAACTCATTTTATTCCTTaaatcagaaaacagaaaataaaccatattttaaaaacttatgtATACTTAACATATGTTTTAACAAATAATGGTATAAGTTGATATAAAGACGAAATGGTTGGCTGCACCAGTATTTCCAGGTTTCCAGCAATATTTATATCATTAGGCTGGCAAATTTGTAATATATTGGCCAACTCTCGTAAATGGAAAATTTTCTATAGTTAAAGTCTGAAATGGTCTCTCTAAAGTCTTTGCTCAAGAAACTGCTTcctctgttttccttcttttgaGAAAACAGGAATCTAAAAATGGCGTAAGGACTACAAAACTGTTTTAAGTTGTAGCTATTGTAAATGTATTGCGATCTGTGTGCATAGTGGGGGAAAGATTGACCTTTTTAACTGTGTAATGTTACCTTGCAATAATGTTGGGAGGTTTTCATATCTTTTCTACCAGATCAAAAGAACAATTAACATTGAAGTTACCTGCTAATTAAATAGCATTGTTGAACTGTGGTGGTGTTGTATTATGGTTACAACTCACTGTTTCTTACACTAGGAATATGAATTTCATCTGTATAACATTTATGGGTGAAATTCCAGCACTGGGCTTCTGAATTATGAAGACATTCAGTCTTCAGAACACAATATTCTTATaccaaacaaacacatttatactcaagtaaatatttatttaaaattattgggATGACACCTTAAATCTTAAATTAGCATGTTCAATTGTCTAAGACTTTCTGCCACAACAATGGAAGTTTTAGATGTAGATGTAGACATTCTATACATTCTGTTCAGATGGAAACAGGTTTGGGCTTTAAGTATGGCTGGTGCTCTATTTGAAGCATAATTTAGTATGTGCACAAACTAACCTAGTTGTTCAAGCTCTGCCTTCCATTGTGTTAATTTCACAGTTGGAAGTGGATCTTGGCTGTTGCTAGCATGGATTTTTGTGGAAGTGATGATCTTCCACACTGTTCTTCCTGCTTCCCTTCCCTTGTTACTACACCTTCAGTAGAGCCATAATAAGGTTTGGCTTTGGCAGTTATTGATGATTATGTCTCTTTAGCTGGAGGTGATCTGCCTTAAAGAAAAGAGGCGTGCTCAGGCTGCCATAATTGCCTGCTAACCAAAATTCTTGATTTTCTTAATACTTGTACAAAATCATAAGAACTAAACTGCATAGAAGTCCAAACACTCTGATGCTTTCCCTTGCtattaaaatagtaaattctGGGCATGTAGCAAAGCAGTAATACAAAATCAAGGTGAAAAGCTAAGCAAATGCAAATCCTAATATCATCTTCTGGCACTTGACAATTGGATAGACCTATTTTGCCTATCTTGTATTGCCTCCATTAGtcagttttgttttgtcattCTAGTTATGTTGTTTTGCTCTTTTTAGCATGCcacaaataattgaaaatgcTCAGTGCTGCCATTTCTTGGAGGGAAGTATTTTGTCTTCAAAGGCTAGCGTAGGTAACGCTTGTTATCTGATGAGACTTCTGAGTATATAAAGAAGTGATGCTTTTTTAACATCAAAATAGCTTTCCACAAACTTGAATGTTTTATAATCTTTTGCAACTGTTTATGGCCTCTTGTAAGGgtgtcacttaaaaaaattgcttgatctggtattttatttttattacaagttttCATAGTGTTTTCTTACTATATTAAAGTTCAGGAAATAACATTTGGCTCTTCAACTTTGCTGTTTGGGTTTTGGCATTCAGTTACATATGTTCTAACTATTGCCACCATATGGTACTCAAATGTCTCAGAACAGAGGCCACCAGTGTGCATGCTCCTTGATAGTGGTGGTGGTCTCTCCTGTGATGAGAAAAATGAACTGATGCTGGCAACTGATTCCACAGTCATGTGCATCAGTAGGAGAGTATTGCAGCATAATAGAGGTAAATGATACTTGAGAGGGCAGAAGTAAAATCTCTGGGGAATGTGGCAGTTCCCTTGGACAACATTCACGGAAGTTTACATCACCATTCAACAaatgctattagccaggacgggtaaggaatggtgtccctagcctctgtctgaggatggagatggatggcaggagagagatcacttgatcattgcctgttaggttcactccctctggggcacttggcatcggccactgtcagtagacaggatactgggctagatggaccttttgatctgacccggtatggcctttcttatgttcttaagaagtCAGCCAAACACATAGTGTATGCAAGATGCTTGGATGGTAAATgtcctgtcctccccccccctccccccccccccaacatagaTTTATGCCTATACCTCTTCTATGGATAAATAGAACATTCACCCAAAGAACTAAATTtactctgtttttcctttttagcaTCAAGAATGGCTGAGTTCAATAGACCAATTGGCTACTAATGTTACAAGTTTACACTTAGGTGCTAATCACCTTCAATTTTCATCAACATCAGTAGCAGTTAAGGGTTCTAAACTCTCGGGAGGGTTGGTCACTCAGTGAAAAGTGCTTTAAATTTTGTTCAAATGTGAGCCTAAAAACTAGGAGTGAGGCTCTGTGCTGTACCTAACTTACGGGGGCTCCCTGAGGCTGTCCTTTGGGCTGGAATGCTGCCTAGAATTTCTTTAGTTTTGTGGCTCCACCCGCACCATGCCCCACTCATGGTGGCACAACTTTTTTGTACCAGAACTTGTGAAGGGTCCTTGGAGGACAGCCTTACAGTTGTTTTCTGCAGTGCCAACTCCCCATGGCTTTTAGGGCTTTTCATGCTCCTCTGGCCATTTTACCTAGCATAAAAGGTCTGGAATGGGGATGAAGAGCTTAAAaggaagtagggctgtcaagcaattaattgctctgttaaacaatagaatacaatttatttaaatatttttggatgttttctacattttcaagtattttgatttcagttacaacacagaatacaaagtgtacagtgctcactttatatttttatta
This region includes:
- the NXT2 gene encoding NTF2-related export protein 2, giving the protein MAAAVNFKTHVDQTCRAAEEFVNIYYETMDKRRRVLARLYLDKATLIWNGNAVSGQEALKEFFEMLPSSEFQVNMLDCQPVHEQATQSQTTVLVVTCGRVKFEGNKQRYFTQNFLLTAQATPTSTVWKIASDCFRFQDWAS